The DNA segment aagaggccgtttggatgaggaatttcgtccaagagttgggcgttattcctgaagtttttggtccagtcccggtgtactgtgacaacacgggtgccgttgctcaggcaaaggaaccaaggtctcatcaaagatccaaacacatactgaggaaataccacatcatccgggagatcgtggaaagaggagacatcactgtcgagagagtggcctctgcagacaatatcgctgatccacttactaagcccttgccaggaccattatttgacaaacatcgcgaagcaatgggactgcgtagtatgactagttggctttagggcaagtgggagattgaaagagtgggtgccctatgagccaacttgtggctaagggctttgatgactctatgtataaacaatcttttgtttaatataatttacacttttataaaggcgtttactttatcttttatcatattattatgttgtgacatactataagatgtttagatgaagagcttgaatatactatagtgtatgtaagatgtggtggcacatggggatggctatcatgaaacacatcttatagtcactgtatattctaaacagttccaagtcgattgagccgtccgttaataaggataaggatcgctcgagattgagactagcatttgcgatgccgagtaccacgtttcattggtatggaacatagagatgttcaaagcatgcaaatggatattcatacgatgaatgatcgaactaccctatccggactttccaagtggttatcacttatcgagtggataaagtccgcggttttggttgtacaccattagtccttactacttgaaacatcattgagactctatatgctagtactgtactttgactcatttaccgactctattggggtcatcaggtgtcgggattgggtacagttacgacacatataggagtcgatgctttgttgtcaaggattcaccacatacttgctagtgtggatatcctatgcaatctgaggagatattagtgtgacgaatctctggccagagtacatgatgtgttttaagaaatggtttcttagtagcacatgcgatgtcactatttgatcttcaagatgcattgcatagttatcgaatctcgaacgactctcgatttaccaatggttgttgattcgatcgggatatatggatgaagggaccgtactgtaagctaaccaaaatctattggttcttgcaggcactatcagtgatacctagggaatcatggggcgatgttgctaggcgctcttaccatgattcgatgggcaagtcggaaattgttgtttcgagtcacaaggagttgtgagcccacggctagctgtatccctgaaccattgagggtcacacaagtaatggttttttaatccccgttgagatagttaaatttaaagagtcgaatttaatgaacaaagaagtaggacttcttatatcagagtagaagagtaagatttcctaaaatgacatagggatgggcatttttggaaatcactgaattcagattcagaaaatttatcttgactttaaaagatgcagaaatggtttctgtgcacattggtgaaattggtttatcaatctgagtcacgatgaattttatattaatttctgaatatgcgggctttgcttgtcaggcttgaacttatgactaatgggcccaaagctgttagcagcccacattataaataagttattgcagtacagaaattaaataatagaggtaaaattttcgaaaaccctagcctccagtctagagaattcggccgcccctctctgtgttttctctTTGAAAATTCCAGCcggtgaattttgaatttgcagtctggtttaacggatcaaattcgttaattctcttcgtagaaacttctgatagattttctagtgcaatctatcagagggattaaacttctgttcgtggacctgattgaagaattgttcgtccatcagttcctgggatatacaacaagagcagagttatctgttggtgtccataatctcgtttcgagatttcaaggtaaaaatttaattgttatttaatttttacacgcacaatttaatcgtaaagttttgatacccatgatatggaatcgttccatataaaatttttaaacttccgctgcatcgggtatcaattctgattgatctgatcaccgttttccaacagtaggGCCAACACTGGAGCTGTAGTCAGACGGCGCCGTAGTTCGTGAAAAATCTCCTCACTTTCTGACGTCCAAATGAAAGGTACATCCTTCTTCAtcagctgagtcaaaggcttagcgaCCTGAGAAATATTCTCCACAAATCTTCGGTAGTAGCCTGCCATCCCAAGAAAACTACAAATCTCTGAAATTTTCTTGGACGCGACCAGTTCAAAATGGATTccgtcttactaggatcaactgaaacaccgtctcgtgaaatcacatgaccaagaaaaacaactcggtcaatccagaattcacacttgctcaacttagcgtacaactgtctctcccttaGTGTCTGAAATACTGTACGAAGATGGAAAACGTGCTCGTCCATACTGCAAGAATATACCAAGATACATCAATGAACactaccacgaacttatccagaaagttgcGGAAAAccatgttcatcaaatccatgaaaactGATGGAgaattcgtcaaaccaaacgacatcactaagaactcgtagtgaccaTACTGCGTACGAAATGATATCTTAGAGATATCCTCCTCTCTAACCCGCAATTGGTGATATCCCGAGCACAAATCGATCTTTGaataaatagaagtaccctgtaactgatcaaacataTCATCTATTCGCggtagaggatacttattcttcacagttGCTTGGTTAAGCTGTCGATAGTCATGCAACAACGCATCGACACCTCTTTCTTCTTAACAAAAaggactggggctccccatggcaaaaCACTCGGCCTAATGTATCCCTAATCAAGAAGATCCTGAAGTTGATTCTGCAACTCTCTCATTCTTAAGGGTGCTAAATGATACGgagctctggaaatcggtgtTGTCCCTAGtagtaactcaatgccaaacttgATCTCCCTCATTGGTGGTAAGCCTGGAATCTCCTCTGGAAACTCATCGGGAAACTCACGAACTACGGGTATCTCCTGGATGTCTGGTATCTCCAAGGATGCAtcgatggcgtagataaggtagcttttctcgccagactctaaagcacgcctggctttcagagcagaaatCACTAGCATCGGGGGTCGCCCTCCCTCACCATTGAAGTACCACGCCTCACCATCCTcaggacgaaactgaacaaacctctaatagcaatccactatcaaTCTTTAGGTAGTCAAgagatcaatcccaataatacagtcgaaatcctccatgtctaaaaccatcaggttagcactaagttgATGCCAATCAAAAACCAAAGAGAAACCAACCACTAGACATTTAGCTAAAACCTTGCTACCCATCGGAGTAGAGACAACTAGCAACATGTCTAAAGGAATATAcagcaatctatacttcttaaaAAAACATGCTGAGATGAATGAGTGTGACGCACCAATGTCAATCAAGACATACGCAGGAAAAACACACAAGCTACAGGTACCTGCAATCATACGGTCACTGTCTGCCTCCTCCTGCTCCTGGTTTAGTTCAAATACCTGCCCCTGAACATGTGGCCGTAAGGAAAAATGACCTCGAGAAGATGTCTGTCGTGGCAATGTCTGCGAATGCTGATGCTGCTGCTAAGAgtactgctgctgctgcacaGATTCCTGAATGCCTATGGATCCACTCGCTGCTCCCATCAGAGTAGGATAGTCCCTCTTCATATGTCCCTTCTGTCCGCACTGAAAACATGCGCTGGTCACTCGAGGACACTGACCTGCATGATGCCTCCGTCTGCACTGCTGACAACGGTTCCACTTTTGACCACTAAATCGGTGCACTCcgccagatccagaggaagaagaagaagtgtcTCCCTGTTTCTTGAAAGACTGGTCTTTCGGCCCCAAAGAGCTAGTCGGTTTGGAAGAAGAATAACTCATggccctgttcctccgaatgtTGTCCTCTTCCTGGTGACAACATCTCACCAAGTCCTCATAAGTCAGATCACCACCCACAACGACCATCTGGTGAATCTCAGGCTAAAGACCTTGAAGGAATAGAGTATATTACGCTGTAGAGCTACCGGAAAACTGTGAACAATAAGGGAGAAGCTCGATGAACTTCTGTTGGTACTCGTTGATAGTCATCATCCCCTGCCGCAAGCTCAACAACTCGATGGCCTTTAAATGCAGTGGAAAATATAGCTTCTCAAAAGCCGCCCGGAACTCTGCCCAAGTAGCAACTTCTCTGGCTGCTATGATAGATGTAGATACGGTTATCCACGACTTCCTGGCATTGCCTTCAAGTAGGAAACCCaacgtctccatcttctgctccttggTACACTGATACTGTCGAAAGCAGTTCTCTAAGCGCTCGATCCAGTTCTCGGCGACTTCGGGTGCCTCGCCACCTACCAAAGGCTTCGGACCCATCTGAAGGAATCGGTTCATGCCGAAACTACTTCACTCCTCGCGATGTCTAGGACGATCCTCCCAGTGACCTCTTCCACTGCCGTGACTCTCATCGTAATCtaccatatgtcaattaatAACAGATAATGTATTAATCTGCATTGGTTAATTCCcagttgcaatgcgctctgataccaataaatgtagcgacccgacccggatccactacctaatcagagtaaaTAAGCGCGTGCAATAATATTAAAAGCATGAATAGCGGATTACACAAAATGCAACAAATCTGATCGGCAGAATACAGCCGACgataacaaaagtgtataaTCCTTATACAACAAAATTGAAAGTTCATAGGGTCATAACCTTACCGTTAACTCTCACTGCCTCCGGCACCGGCCTCACTCCTGGTGCGAGCCTCCTGGATCGTCTAGCATCAAACCTGCCCAAACACAAGGTATCCCAAGAACACCAAACACAGGGCGTGAGCGACATcactcaatacgaaagcaatgatatatagactaatatgcagcaagcaaatgactttaaaatcatgGGTAAAACAGTCTACTCAGGGCGCCACCAAATATACAGTACCTTgccagagagcgactccgcggggtactcgtatattcaccctatcaactatagcgtctactccaccattatggtcgctcctagtgatagcaaaaccaggggctgagcctccccaaaaCCTGACctgaatccaaaacaggacacAAGGATCACATGGAAACTGacaatacctgactcgagtccatgaTGAATTACAAGCTCCCTATGGAAACTATCAATGACTCCCATCTCACAAGATGTAGTCCcgtataaaacatgcatgtgctaaagcagtaaattaGGGAAAACATATAggacatactcatgcaacatataagtatatatatcatgtcggctatctcggtcagtacttacgtacctctaacactgcggGTCAAATCCTAACACCACTGGTCTAGATCTCATGCCTACTAGTCCACACTACGGCATCTACAattcaaatacccatgcatcaatatttaatctctaaaagccttaactaagctattttatactcctaaatatttttaggaagccaaagctatacctgcatcatcgtcagccctttgctgttgcttgcctcaaaactaggctacAGCTCCGCTATGATGCCTggatcgctccgctactttCGGATTCataataggacgcctagaactcCTAGATTTAAGTTAGAAGGCTGAGGaatcaagagagaagagaggataGGTGCGAGTgaaatgagctctcggaccctctatttatagacaaagttcggaccgttcgaacccagttcggagcctccgaaagTCCCATCAATGCATCAACCATGACGTCAACTTGCTGATGtaattgatgacgtaagccctagacatgatcggaccgtccgaaccaccgatggatcgtccgatcacgatcggagccttcgaactacttcggatcgtccgaacgtcTTCGAATCCTCTAGACTTCTCCTCGGGCCGTCCGAACATTAGGAatattaattatgattaatttccttaatcacaTTGTTGggttacgggttactacaacatATCTAGTAAAccatctaatttaagtctaggatATAAAAAAAagcacataaaaatattttaggaacgtgtaaaaattatttttctcatttttatttCATAACTTGAATACATTGAAATAAAGTAACATCATTAGATTTAATATGTTCATTAAAAATACATGAAATGTTGGAACAATGTGATGAAACTAAATGTGAAGTAGGATAATAAACATCGGATAATTGTTCACTAGTATCATTAAAAACTTTAGAAATGCATCGGGTCACCGATATCCACAGTTTCATTCTGgtgtgtgagccacctcctgatgagATGACCAAGTgtactacataccatggcgccat comes from the Henckelia pumila isolate YLH828 chromosome 1, ASM3356847v2, whole genome shotgun sequence genome and includes:
- the LOC140874207 gene encoding uncharacterized protein — its product is MNRFLQMGPKPLVGGEAPEVAENWIERLENCFRQYQCTKEQKMETLGFLLEGNARKSWITVSTSIIAAREVATWAEFRAAFEKLYFPLHLKAIELLSLRQGMMTINEYQQKFIELLPYCSQFSGSSTA